The Peribacillus simplex genome contains the following window.
TCTGACCACATGATCACTTTATATTTCTTGCTGGCTATTTTCGTAAAAATATTAAAATGGCCCCATGGAGGCCTATAAAAAGTGACTTTTTCATGCGTACATTCCATTATCGCCTTTTCCGTCATCCTCAACTGTTTCGATAACTGAAAGGGCGAGAGGATCCAGCTTGAAATATGATCAAAATGATGGATTCCAATTGTATGTCCTTCTTCATGCATTCGTTTAATGATATCAGGGTTATTTTTCACTTTACTGCCCACAACAAAAAACGAACCCTTTATCTCGTACTTTTTTAAAAGATCAAGTAATTGTGTAGTATATTCAGGGTTAGGGCCATCATCAAAAGTAAGGGCTATCCCATTATTCCTCTTGTTTTTTTTGGTGATTCCCAGTCTGCATACACGAATAATTACAGTAGGGAAAATCGAATAAATTAGAAATAACAATACTATGATACTCAGACTAATTATCCCTATATGTGTCACTCACAGAACACCTCATTCTTGTATTTAGCAGCAAATTACCTTTTCGGTAAGGATAATACCACCTCTGTTCCTATTCCGTCGATACTGGCCACTTTAATTTCCCCATTATGTTGATTCATTATATTTTTGGCTATCGACAAACCTAGCCCTGTTCCGCCTGTCTCCCGGCTTCTAGCCTTATCCACCCGGTAAAATCGTTCGAAGATATTTTCCATTTCATGCTCAGGAATGCCAATCCCATAATCTTTTACCCGAATGACCGTAGAATATGACTGATCCTCTACATACACATCAATTTTGTCTGTACTATATTTGATTGCGTTATCTAAAAGGATAATAATCACCTGTTTTATCTTCAATTCATCTGCTGTAATCATAATGGTATCTTCTTGATAATGAAAATTTATTTCTCGCCCATAGACCTCTTTGAATTGTTTAAACACGTTCTCGCATAAAGTTATTATATTCACTGATTTAATATCTAAAGAATTTTCCATTTCCGTATCGGCTAATTCCAGCAGCCTTTCCGTCATTTTCTGAATTCGGGTTGCCTCTGAATGAATTACATTTATAACATCCAATGCCTTTTCTTCACTTTTTATCCGGCGGCGGCGCAAGAGATCGGCATAACTTTTTATTATCGTTAGCGGAGTTTTTATTTCATGTGAAGCATCTGAAATGAATTGCCTCTGTTTATCCAAATTCACATCCAACCTGTTCATCATCCGATTGAAAGTAACAGCCATTTTTTGCAGTTCATCTTTTGTATCCTGTTGGATGATGATTTTTTTCGGAATACCGCTTTGTTCAATATCCTCCATCGTATTAATCATATTGGAAATTGGTCTCATAATTACACTCGATAACCACCTGCCGCCTAGCAGCGATAGCCCCGCCCCTAATAGGGTACAAAATGTGAGTATGGAAAGTAATACATCCTTCCCTAATTCCAGACCTAGTAATCTATCTCCAATTTCTAAAGTTCCAACAACTATACCTTTGGATTGGATAGGAACCCTAACGATTAATATTTGTTCTTCTTTATGCTCTTGTTTAATTGTGCTTCTTTGCGCTTCTTGGTTAGTAGAAAATTCCCCTTTAAATTTCGTAAGCAAATAATGGTCGCTGGACACTTCGCCTCTGATTTTAGAATCAGGTTGAATGATCCTTATAAATGAATGATTCGTCAAATATGTGGTTAATTTTTTGTTTAATTCATGGGGCGTATCATCCATATGTATTTCAGCAATGACATTTTGCGCTTTATGAATTAATATATCCTCTTCCATATTTACAGTAATCTTCATAAACGAAAAAAATACAACAGCATTGACCGCAACCAACACACAGAGTATCCAAGCCGTAGTAATCAGGTTAATTTTTGTTGTAATTTTCATTACTTATTTCTCCCTTATAGTATAACCAATTCCTCTTACCGTCTGAATGATTGTCGGGTCAGAAAAACCTTCTTCCGTTTTCTTTCTTAAATGGCGGATATACACATCGATTACATTTGTCTCCCCTTCATACTCATAACCCCATACATTCATCAGGATATTTTCCCGCGTCACGATTTTGTTTTTATTGGATAGTAAATAAATGAGTAGATCAAATTCCTTTGGGGTTAACGCTATGGAAGAATCCCCCCTCTTAACCTCTCTAGTATCGAGATTAATGAATAAATCTTTTATTGATAAGATCGTTTCCTCTTCTCTCAAAGCATTTGCAGCTATTGAATTATGACGTATAGCTGAACGTATTCTTGCCAATAACTCATCGATTTCAAAGGGCTTCGTTATATAGTCATTTGCCCCTTGATCTAGTCCTGCTACCTTATCCATTGTAATATTGCGAGCTGTTAAGAGGATGATTGGCAGTAATGAGTTCTCATTTCGGATCCTTCTTAAAACTTCAATGCCATTCAGCTCAGGTAACATAACATCTAAAAGTACTAAATCTAAATTTTCTTGTAATGCAGCTTCCAACCCCGACTTGCCGGTATGGGCAAGAAGCACCTCATACCCCTCATATTCGAGTTCTATCTTTAATATCGTCGCTATCTGGATTTCATCTTCTACAACCAGAATACGCTGTTTCATTTAAAACCCTCCTACTTGAGCAGTATATGGCAAGGCGTTCACACCCACATGTATTGTTAATCGAATTTAGCCTGGAAAAATATTACTTGCATCTTAAACACGAAAAAATTGTCCTCCGCTAAATAATTCAATCCCCTTTATATTTGCTCCAAATTCCTGTATTTTAATCGTTTCCAATTATTCTTGAAACGCTCTTCCTTCAATTTAGCATTATTTTGCTTTTTATTTCGCTTTTTAATTAATTTTTAATTCTTTTTTCAAGTTGCGTTAAGATTGAATTGATATATAGTCTCCAGGGAACAGCAGAACTTGCCAATGAGGTTTAAACAAGAAAAGATCAGGAGGATTTATAATGAATGATGCAAATGGTCCATCCATCTGGTGTCAGATGTTGAACAAGGTTCCTGAAGTCATCGTTGGAGACGGCCGCAAACTTCCTGATCGAAAATCTGAACTTTGGCTTGACCAACACTACCTTAATAATGAGTGTCCTTTTGATCATAACTCTTTTCTTCCAATTCAAAGCGAGTAAGTATGTGCCAAGGGTTTACTTGATTAGCGTGCAGGCACGCTAATTACCGACAATCTGTGGACAATCTCGGGGTCAGTCTGGTGACGGCAACTATCATCTTCACAATCGCGATGCTTGCGACGTTTGCGGCTTGGTATGCGAGTGAGACGACGCTGTCCATTCACACTATCTACACATCTAAACGAGAAGCGTTCTACTGGCTGGCCATCTTGTTCACTTTGGCCTTGGGTACAGCAGCTGGTGACCTCATAGCAGAAGGTCTCGATATCGGCTAATCTGTGTTTTTCACCAAAGCACATTTGTGTGACATGTCCGTTTTTGTCAAAGTGTACCGAAAGTAAAGACCATCAAAAAGTAGTGACACGCCATATTTGGCAAGATTATATGGAAGAAGCGGACGTACCTCAACAAAACCAGGTTCAAGTGCTACACAACAGAACAAAGAGCCTTCTTTCAGCGCACCAAAGTATCATATGACGGGCGGTTGGACAAATGATGAATTTTAATAATGATCAATGGCAGCAGCGACATTAAAGGTGCTGACAAGTATATACTGCAAAAAATCCCGAAAAAGGGAAAAGAGAAAGTCATAAAGCATTTACAGTTAACCGAATCCACCGGAAATAAGGTAACTGCTATTATCTATAGTGAAGATTCGAATAAGACTTCATTTCTAACGTTAGAAATGAACAAAGAAAAAACTGAAATAACTATAACAATGCAGAATGAAAAACCCATAACTTACAAAAAAACAGATCTTATTCCAAGCGAATTTAATCCTGAATATGTATGGGGCACTCTTAAAACCAAGATAAATACACCCCCGAAAACATAGTGAGGATGTCAAAAAAAATATAATAAAAGTTAAACTCTAAGGCACCTATATTAGGGCTTTTTCTAACCTCTGAAATCAGTTAAAAATGGCTATTTCCACATACTATGTTGCTATTTACCAGGTAGTGAGTTGTGGTTGATTTCCCCTCCAGATGCTCGCTTTCCTTGGTGCGGGCGGTGAGCCTCCTCGGCGTAAACGCCTGTGGGGTCTCACCTGTCCCGCTGCTCCCGCAGGAGTCTCGCACTTCCGCTCCAATCAACCTTAAATAGTTTCGTTTTAAAAACAACAATCTTTACGAAAAGAGCCTAAAAAATAAACAAAGGGGATAGATCACCTATCACCCTATTACACCATTGTTGTATCATTATTTAAACGCTAATCGAATAACGAATCAGCGGCATTAGTCCAAATCTTCAAATCCATATTTTTCAAAAACCTTGTCAGAATCTACACTTTGAAGATAGTCGTAAAATAGCTGTGCTTCCTTTCGGTGTGAACTATTATTGATTATTCCTACCGGATAAATGATCGGATCGTGTAAATCTTCCTTAGCCGTTGCAACGATATCAACTTTTGATGAGTTCATGGCATCCGTTTTATAAACGAGTCCCGCGTCCACGTTTCCTGTTTCCACATATGTAAGCACTTGCCGGACATCCTTGGCATATATCAATCTATCTTCAACCTCTTTCCAGAGATTCATGTTTTCCAATGTTTGTTTAGCATACTGCCCTGCCGGTACAGACTCTGGCGTACCGATCGAAATTTTAGTAGCCTTTTTTAGGTCTTCCAAGGATTCCATTGCCTTATCGGAATCCTTTGGCACCACCAGCACCAGTTTATTGCCGACTAAATCGATCCCGTTTTTCTCTTCAATAAGATCTTCATCTACTAATTGATCAAATTTATCTTCAGCAGCTGAGAAAAACAGGTCCACAGGTGCGCCTTGGGAAATTTGCTGCTGAAGAGCTCCCGAGGCTCCAAAGTTATAATTAACTTTCACATTTACATTCTCTTTTTCAAATGAATCTTTTATATCATTTAAAGCATCTTGCAAACTTACAGCTGCGGAAACCGTCAATTCCACTTGCTCCGCCTTCATTTCTGTGTTTTCCGCTTCATCATTTGAACACCCTGTCCCCACTGTCACAAGCAGCATAATCGAAAAAATCATAAAGTATATTTTTTTCAAAATCGCTCTTCCTTTCTAACCAGTTATAACTAGTTATATCTAATTATAACTAGTTAATCTAATATTTCCTATTTATCTATGAATTTACTTTTCAAAGGGCACTAAGATACAATAAGGACGGAGGGATGCACATGTCGCAGGAGCTATCCTATACAATCGAAGAAGTGGCACAGCTTTTAAAAGTATCTAAATTGACGATATATGATCTTGTTAAAAAAGGGGAACTGCCTGTATTCCGAGTGGGCAGGCAAATGAGAATGGATGCAAAGGACTTAGAGAAATATATCACTGACAGTAAGTCCCTAACATCCCCGGTTCCTATCGCCGAGCCCCATCGGAACGAAGGGAAGGGCACACCAACCCTTGTCATCAGCGGCCAGGACATGGTTTTGGATATACTGGGGCAGTACATCGAGAAGGATTCCGGCCATAAAACATTACGATCGAACACAGGAAGTTTAAGCGGGCTTATATCCATGTACAATGGCGATTCCGACATCGTGAGTATGCACATGTTTGATGGAGATACGGGTGAGTATAATCTTCCATATATAAAAAAGATCTTGGTTGGCTATCCTTATATTTTATTTAATCTCGTTTCAAGGAATGCAGGTTTATATGTTAAAAAAGGGAATCCTTTCAATCTCACCACCTGGAATGATTTGAACAAGGATCACTTGACCATCATCAATAGGGAAAGAGGATCTGGTGCAAGAATCCTTCTTGATGAGCAGCTAAGGATCCATAAGATTCCGCCTAAAAGC
Protein-coding sequences here:
- a CDS encoding helix-turn-helix transcriptional regulator yields the protein MSQELSYTIEEVAQLLKVSKLTIYDLVKKGELPVFRVGRQMRMDAKDLEKYITDSKSLTSPVPIAEPHRNEGKGTPTLVISGQDMVLDILGQYIEKDSGHKTLRSNTGSLSGLISMYNGDSDIVSMHMFDGDTGEYNLPYIKKILVGYPYILFNLVSRNAGLYVKKGNPFNLTTWNDLNKDHLTIINRERGSGARILLDEQLRIHKIPPKSLKGYENEETNHLSVASAVSSGIADVGVGIEKAAKIVGVDFIPLITERYDLVLLKTPKNEQIIKMVKRILSSNPFQAEIDALGDYDISRTGSIIHETF
- the modA gene encoding molybdate ABC transporter substrate-binding protein codes for the protein MKKIYFMIFSIMLLVTVGTGCSNDEAENTEMKAEQVELTVSAAVSLQDALNDIKDSFEKENVNVKVNYNFGASGALQQQISQGAPVDLFFSAAEDKFDQLVDEDLIEEKNGIDLVGNKLVLVVPKDSDKAMESLEDLKKATKISIGTPESVPAGQYAKQTLENMNLWKEVEDRLIYAKDVRQVLTYVETGNVDAGLVYKTDAMNSSKVDIVATAKEDLHDPIIYPVGIINNSSHRKEAQLFYDYLQSVDSDKVFEKYGFEDLD
- a CDS encoding polysaccharide deacetylase family protein encodes the protein MTHIGIISLSIIVLLFLIYSIFPTVIIRVCRLGITKKNKRNNGIALTFDDGPNPEYTTQLLDLLKKYEIKGSFFVVGSKVKNNPDIIKRMHEEGHTIGIHHFDHISSWILSPFQLSKQLRMTEKAIMECTHEKVTFYRPPWGHFNIFTKIASKKYKVIMWSDIFGDWKVETCRNDLLNQLRTTSTENSILLLHDCGETLGADKEAPRYMIEVLEIYLKETIKKGTQFITLKDL
- a CDS encoding response regulator transcription factor — its product is MKQRILVVEDEIQIATILKIELEYEGYEVLLAHTGKSGLEAALQENLDLVLLDVMLPELNGIEVLRRIRNENSLLPIILLTARNITMDKVAGLDQGANDYITKPFEIDELLARIRSAIRHNSIAANALREEETILSIKDLFINLDTREVKRGDSSIALTPKEFDLLIYLLSNKNKIVTRENILMNVWGYEYEGETNVIDVYIRHLRKKTEEGFSDPTIIQTVRGIGYTIREK
- a CDS encoding sensor histidine kinase, whose product is MKITTKINLITTAWILCVLVAVNAVVFFSFMKITVNMEEDILIHKAQNVIAEIHMDDTPHELNKKLTTYLTNHSFIRIIQPDSKIRGEVSSDHYLLTKFKGEFSTNQEAQRSTIKQEHKEEQILIVRVPIQSKGIVVGTLEIGDRLLGLELGKDVLLSILTFCTLLGAGLSLLGGRWLSSVIMRPISNMINTMEDIEQSGIPKKIIIQQDTKDELQKMAVTFNRMMNRLDVNLDKQRQFISDASHEIKTPLTIIKSYADLLRRRRIKSEEKALDVINVIHSEATRIQKMTERLLELADTEMENSLDIKSVNIITLCENVFKQFKEVYGREINFHYQEDTIMITADELKIKQVIIILLDNAIKYSTDKIDVYVEDQSYSTVIRVKDYGIGIPEHEMENIFERFYRVDKARSRETGGTGLGLSIAKNIMNQHNGEIKVASIDGIGTEVVLSLPKR